The nucleotide window ctcacctccctctccgcccctcacctccctctcccccctcacctccctctccccccaactctctcttaccactcacctctctcccccccccacttctctcttccctcccccacttctctcttccctcctccttcacttCCCTCGttctcccctccttcacctcaccttccctcccctctctctctcccgcccctcagccctctcatcttctactttacttctttttcctacacaggtatatacactgataaaaaatcaatgactacaaaaatgtatcttttttatgaaaaattagaaataagcctacatttagcctataatagtaataatggattacaggcataccccgctttaaggacactaactttaagtacactcgcgagtaagtacacatcgctcaataggcaaatggcagctcacgcatgtgcctgtcagcacgtcctgaacagcaataccctgtaccgaagctgtccgcaagcggggagactatagagcttgttacacatgtcttatttacatcagttatgcacgtatatgacgattgcagtactgtaaatgcatcgataagtggggaaaaggtagtgcttcactttaagtacattttcactttacatacatgccccggtcccattgcgtacgttaatgcggggtatgcctgtattactattataggctaaatgtaggcttatttttttttctttcaattttacataaaaaagatacatttgtgtagtcatattgatttttatcagcaggattgtctacattcttatgcttttctgcaagtttattaaaaggaaattgtacatacacacagccccctccacacacacacacacacacacacacactgcaaccccctCTAGATACAcaaacactctgcagtcccccctacacactttgcagcccccctcctctacacccacaaaacacactgcagccctcctccaccctctacactcacaaaacacacacagcagccccccctctacacacacaaacacacaagcacacaaaacacagaaacacaccaaaacacactctgcagccctcctccaccatctacacccactgacacccacacacatatgcacatacCCTCTACTCCCACAAAcgcactgcagacacacacacatcaacaaaacaaactgctgctccctctacatccataaaacacacaccagcatcccccttctacacccactgcagcccacATGTAAACccgcacactgcagacacacacacatacacacacacacacacacacatacaaaacactctgcacccctcctccacccacaaaacacacactgaagacacacacacacacacaccacacacacacacacacacacacacacacacacacacacacactgcagccccctgtacacccacaaaacacacactgcagacacacacaaaccaacagactGCTAGCTctgcatccacaaaacacacacacaaacactctgcacccctcctccacccacacacacacacacacacacactgcagccccctgtacacccacaaaacacacactgcagacacacacaaaccaacagactGCCAGCTctgcatccacaaaacacacacacaaacactctgcacccctcctccacccacacacacacacaccagcagccccccttctacacccacaaacacacaccagcagccccccttctacacccacaaacacacaccagcagccccctttctacacccactgcagcccccttgtaaacccacatactgcagacacacacaccaacaaaacactctgcacccctcctccacccacaaaacacacactgaagacacacacactgcggctccccctctacacccacaaaacacacactgcagacacaccaacaaaactctgctgctccctctacacccacaaaacacacaccaacagaagacacacactaataaaacactctgctgaccacctttacacccacaaaacagacacacagacacacaaacctttctcctcactctcctgtgcagagctctctgtaggcagggtgggggaggagtcagtgccttgctggtgccttctgtccaatcacctcccctgtctaagagcaaatGTCACTCTTTGTAAATGataactgaaagctgattggttgaaaaacttggcaagctgtcaaaaattccgggccattactgattggataatgcccagaattttaaccaatcagagagcagggatttcaataatgccctgaatttaccagctttagcctataatatctattatattttaatatatcatgttctgcatgtatatgtattttaatcaTTTCAGAAAGTTGCTGCTGACAATGTGTAGAACCTGCATTTACAGTTTGGATTATCTATGCCTTATTGATCCTTTATTGGGGCCCTTTTCCTTATTGACCCAGAGGCAGCAATCCTTGGCGTGGAGCAAACAAGATAGATTATCTCTCTGGTTTAAAAGTCCatgttgtaaatgaaaaaaagaataaaacataCTTACAAAAATGATTTTTAAAACTCTAGCATGTAGCAAAACATATGTTTTTGATTCCTAGTTCTGATATGTGAACTTATTTGTAATGTTGCactgtgttctctctctcactAGGCTGCTGATTGTGTATCCCTGGACCCAGAGATATTTCAGCACTTTTGGAAACCTTTCCAACCCAGCCGCTATTGCTGGAAATGCTAAGGTGCGCGCCCACGGCAAGACGGTCCTGACCGCAGTAGGTACCACAGTTCAACATCTGGATGACATGAAGAGCTCACTTGCCGGCCTCAGTGAGATTCACGCCAAGAAGCTGCATGTGGATCCTGAAAACTTTAAGGTAAGTACTTGGTCATATCTATTCTATCCTGACAATCACTGAATTATATTTGTGTTGTTAAAACATGGAAAATGTTTTGGTATTGGAAAACTGGGACAATACCGCTGCACAAGTATATTAACAGATAAACTGTAATTGTTTTATATAGAATTCTAACTGTTTGAGAAATATGATGCTGTGTTTTCCCAAATTTAATCTCTATTTTACAATAAAGAGACTGATAAATAATACtctacatatattacatttaaaaatatcTATATGAATTGTAGCTTCCTAAAGTTAATATAATACTTGCAAAACATTAAGTACAGTACATGCTGTAGTGCCTTAAAAGCTTTAAAATATGTCAGTATTGAACAAACTGGAGTATTAAGCCTCTAATGGCTTTCAATACTATTATGCAATACCACTCAGAAAAGGCAAACAGGGATTATAACAtgatctcatttgaaataaattatcaaaaaccatattatacATATTAAACAAAAACTTTACATTTtataaaggcagattttaatacatTGAGGAATAATtgacaaggaatacattgggattgCATTTTTGCAGGACAAAATGTGCAAGATGAATGGACAATCTTTAACACATTGTTAGATAAGTACCTTTgggtaataaatatttatttaaagtctaaagcaatgtggctaaataaacaggtaacaggtaggggaggaaatggaaaaggtgAGGAagacgtttagattctttaagtcagaagggacggagacatcgtatcagaattataaggaatgtaacaaaaggcaatcaaatgagcaaaaatcaaaaatgaaaaaaggactgCAACAGAAAGCAAGATcagccctaaaaagttctttaagtaccttaataacaaaatgatcagaaaatatattatggaaccctttcagtgtgagatgggcaggcagattattggagataaagaaaaagcagaggtattaaacaaatagtTTCCCTCTGCAATTGACTCTGGGGGTCAATTGCAAAAATGTTGCCACAGGAGGGAGCCACAACTGCTATATTAACAAACTATTGGTTAACCGAGGAAGAACATatttaaaaagacattatggaattacAAAAGTGCAGCAAGAGcccccaaataaataaaggggatAAAAAATCTGATTTATTAAGTTTGCAAAATGAGATTTGTTTTGATTGGGGGCtgtatttaccaagcagtgctaaTCCAAAATGCACATTTCAGTCCATTCAAATGATGCGTGTTacagcttagcactgcttagtaaatacagccTTCACATGATTATAAAGGTGATTTTAGGCAGACAAAGTATATTGGGAATTGCAGTGCAAGGAAGAGTATTTATGCAGTGCAGGTGTAAAGTTACCGTACTGTGCTGGAAATCTAATTAAAGCATAAATATATAATGACTAATAAATACAAAAAGGGGTATTATTTCTTATAGTATCATAGCTCATTTATAGCAGAAAGCAGCATCAACTttattaaataaagaaatactgtgTAATATTGCTTCAAgtgcatttttatttattcagAAACAGTGTGCTGGACACTTTGCTAAACAGAGCTTAAGGAATATGCCTGTAAGTATCAAGGCAAAGGTGAAACAATTCTTCAGCAAGAAATCTGCAGCatgcgttaaaaaaaaaatccaaatgaAGTCAATAGGATTTGTTTgtctgatacatacagtatggtgcagaATCTCGGCCCAGAATTGCTGCACTTTTGAACTGATACATGGAGCCTTATTCTATCAAATGCAATAGTGCCGATCCAACGGTACTGCACGGTCAGCCCTACTACAGCCCTGGTTGAGCTGTAGCACTGGATCAGCACCATCATACTTTCTGGAAAAAGACCGCTGCACTGATACACATTCTCCAAtatgcttatacagtatgttgtgacACTGCATCCCTGCTGCGGTGAAGAATATTTTAATCCTTGTCATTTGAATGGTGCTAAACTCTTCTCCAGTAGTGGGAAGAGGCctcacagtatattgaataaaAGTATTTATGTTAATTCAAATTGTGAGCAGGGTCTCAGTCTTTTTTAAGAAATAAAGGCAAAGATATTCCTAAATAGAAAAACCATAAAAAGCAACAGAACTTCAACATTCATGAAAAAAAGTTAATAATAATGTACTTTATTCCTTTACAGCGCTTTGGAGAAATGTTGGTGGTCGTCTTGGCttctaaactgggaactgcttaCACTCCTCAAGTTCAAGCTGCCTGGGAGAAATTTATTACAGTTCTGGTTGCTGGTCTTAGCCAAAGCTATCATTAAATGTGTGCACCACTTTTTGTTCAGAAATTGTCTCTCAGCTGTGGCATTCCATGGCATGGCTCATTGTATGTACATACTATAACAGCCTGATAATAAAAAGTACATGAAAAGTGAATCTCTGATGTTAAGTGAATATGTAAAAATGCTACTATGGTATGTAGTCCCCGTGGTTGTCTTGGCATCTTCAGGTGGTTACCGCGGTGCCCGGGGGCCTCCACATGGTTCCTACggctgtctgggggtcctcagctGGTTCCCACAGATGTCCGGGGGGCTCCAGGTGGTTCTGCGGGTGTTTGGGGGTTCTCTGATAgttcctgcgggtgtctgggggcctccaggtggtcacaGATGTCATCGGGTGGTTCCCATATGTGTCCGggtgtccccactggcctgcggtatcaatattgtgcataaaaaaaaatgcaatgcattcaaataaatacaaccccccaatacatacagtacagtaatg belongs to Ascaphus truei isolate aAscTru1 chromosome 11, aAscTru1.hap1, whole genome shotgun sequence and includes:
- the LOC142462938 gene encoding hemoglobin subunit beta-2-like translates to MVHWTAAEKSAITSVWQKVSVEQDGQDALTRLLIVYPWTQRYFSTFGNLSNPAAIAGNAKVRAHGKTVLTAVGTTVQHLDDMKSSLAGLSEIHAKKLHVDPENFKRFGEMLVVVLASKLGTAYTPQVQAAWEKFITVLVAGLSQSYH